CAGTTCGTACGGCGTGTTCAGCGGCAGATTGTCGGCACGGCTGTCCCACGCGGCGGTCAGTTCCTTTTCCATCGCCGCGTGCGCGCGCTTGAGCACGTCCACGTCGCTGTCGCCGCGCTGGTACACGTAGGTTTCGGGCAGGAAGCGGCCTTCCGGGTGTTCGCCGGGGAAGCCGATGGCCTTCATCAGGGCAGCGTCGTCGAGGCTGTCGGTGGTGTGCACCAGCGGGTCGGCGCGCTTGAGCGCGGCCCGGACCTGGCGGATGTTCCAGCCTTCCACGATGGTCACCCGGTGCTGCAGCACGCGGCCCTGGCGCATGCGCAGCAGCAGCTCGCGCGGGGTCAGGCTGGGGTCCAGCGCGTATTCACCCACCTTGAGCTTGCCGGCCGCATCCAGCTGGCGCGCCAGCAGTTGCCACTGGGTGTCGCTGCCTTCGTCCACGCCGGCCGCACGCAGCTTGCCCAGCACCGTGTTCAGGCCGTCGCCGGAGGCGATCACCATGCTGGGCTGGTCCGGGGTCAACGGCGCATCGGCGAAGCCGCGCTGGCTATGCCAGAACCACGCCCCTGCACCAGCCAGCAGCAATGCCCCCAACAGCAGCACCGCCAGCACGGCCAGACATCCCCGTTTCGCACCCGCCATGGTCACCTCGAATGGTTTTCGCCGCCGCGCAGCATACCGCGCGACCGCTGCACACGCCCAAACGGCTCAGTCATGCCGGCCCAGCGCACGCATCAGGCCACG
This is a stretch of genomic DNA from Stenotrophomonas rhizophila. It encodes these proteins:
- the mltG gene encoding endolytic transglycosylase MltG, with product MAGAKRGCLAVLAVLLLGALLLAGAGAWFWHSQRGFADAPLTPDQPSMVIASGDGLNTVLGKLRAAGVDEGSDTQWQLLARQLDAAGKLKVGEYALDPSLTPRELLLRMRQGRVLQHRVTIVEGWNIRQVRAALKRADPLVHTTDSLDDAALMKAIGFPGEHPEGRFLPETYVYQRGDSDVDVLKRAHAAMEKELTAAWDSRADNLPLNTPYELLTLASIIEKETALPSERPQIAGVFMRRLKIGMRLQTDPTVIYGIGSSYDGNIRKRDLTTDTPYNTYTRAGLTPTPIAMPGRDALQAAAQPAAGDALYFVAVGDGSGAHVFSANYTDHNAAVARYLQQLRQQRSQAAPQ